A genomic stretch from Falco naumanni isolate bFalNau1 chromosome 4, bFalNau1.pat, whole genome shotgun sequence includes:
- the AVL9 gene encoding late secretory pathway protein AVL9 homolog, giving the protein MEKRGAPPAAPPRGPVLHIVVVGFHHKKGCQVEFSYPPLKPGEGHDSHSLPEEWKYLPFLALPDGAHNYQEDTVFFHLPPRCGDRTTVYGVSCYRQIEAKALKVRQADITRETVQKSVCVLSQLPLYGLLQAKLQLITHAYFEEKDFSQISILKELYDHMNSSLGSTLLEGSQVYLGLSPRDLVLHFRHKVLILFKLILLEKKVLFYISPVNRLVGALMTVLSLFPGMIEHGLTDCSQYRPRKSISEDAGLQENTPRLDDSVSVSAADTSNTNLGMGEGGRKMAGNHLLGGQKANVPFSQSEKICNGAQSSDGTVQRLKVPSRASPASSESDWETLDPSILEESNSRGECENTASEQAENLPSKGVSSESLPITVQPQANTGHTVLVPGVISGLEEDQYGMPLAIFTKGYLCLPYMALQQHHLLSDVTVRGFVAGATNILFRQQKHLSDAIVEIEDAHVQIHDPELRKILNPTTADLRFADYLVKHVTENRDDVFLDGTGWEGGDEWIRAQFSAYLHALLAAVLQPDNEKTLSDFGTAFVAAWKNTHNYRVWNSNKHPALAEVNSSHPFQGQYSVSDVKLRLSHSVQNSERGKKIGNVMVSTSRNVVQTGKAVGQSVGGAFTSAKSAMSSWFSTFTQSTQSLGD; this is encoded by the exons gttGAATTTTCCTATCCTCCCCTAAAGCCTGGAGAAGGACACGACAGCCACAGTTTGCCAGAGGAATGGAAATACTTGCCATTTCTCGCCTTACCAGATGGTGCTCACAACTATCAGGAAG aTACTGTGTTTTTCCATTTGCCACCAAGATGTGGGGATCGAACCACAGTGTATGGCGTCTCTTGCTATAGGCAAATTGAAGCAAAG GCATTAAAGGTACGGCAGGCAGACATCACCCGAGAAACAGTACAGAAGAGTGTCTGTGTTCTCAGTCAGCTG cCTTTGTATGGGTTACTTCAGGCAAAGCTGCAACTCATTACACATGcgtattttgaagaaaaagactTCTCTCAAATTTCAATTCTAAAG GAACTTTATGATCATATGAATAGTTCCTTGGGCAGTACTTTGCTAGAAGGGTCACAAGTTTATCTTG GTCTGTCTCCTCGGGATCTTGTTCTTCACTTTAGACACAAG gtcttgATCCTTTTTAAACTGATTCTTCTAGAGAAAAAG GTGCTGTTTTATATTTCTCCAGTAAATAGATTAGTGGGAGCTCTGATGACTGTCCTGTCGCTTTTCCCTG GTATGATTGAACATGGTCTTACTGACTGCTCACAGTATAGACCGAGAAAGAGCATATCAGAGGATGCTGGCTTGCAGGAAAATACACCACGGTTAGATGACTCTGTTTCTGTGTCTGCTGCTGATACTTCAAATACAAACTTAGGAATgggagagggaggcagaaagaTGGCAGGAAACCATTTGCTGGGAGGCCAAAAAGCAAATGTGCCTTTCTCCCAGTCAGAGAAGATTTGCAACGGAGCTCAGTCCTCTGATGGTACTGTGCAGCGCTTGAAAGTTCCTTCCCGTGCTTCTCCAGCATCCTCTGAAAGTGACTGGGAGACCTTAGATCCTAGCATTTTGGAGGAGTCTAACTCGAGAGGAGAATGTGAAAATACAGCATCAGAACAGGCTGAAAATCTTCCAAGCAAAGGCGTGAGCTCAGAAAGCCTTCCAATCACTGTGCAGCCCCAAGCAAACACGGGACACACAGTGCTTGTTCCAGGAGTGATATCTGGGTTGGAAGAGGACCAGTATGGTATGCCGTTGGCTATTTTTACAAAG GGATACCTCTGTTTGCCATAcatggcactgcagcagcatcatCTCCTATCAGATGTAACAGTCCGCGGCTTTGTTGCAGGAGCCACCAATATCCTCTTCCGTCAGCAGAAACATCTGAGTGATGCAATTGTGGAA ATAGAAGATGCTCACGTACAAATCCACGATCCAGAACTCCGTAAGATACTGAACCCAACAACTGCTGACCTGAGATTTGCAGATTACTTGGTGAAGCATGTAACCGAGAACAGAGATGATGTTTTCCTTGATGGCACtggatgggaaggaggagatGAGTGGATCAGGGCTCAGTTCAGTGCTTATCTTCATgcactgcttgctgctgtgctgcaacCAG ACAATGAAAAGACTTTGTCAGACTTTGGAACAGCATTTGTAGCAGCCTGGAAAAATACCCACAACTACAGAGTATGGAATAGCAACAAGCATCCAGCTCTTGCAGAGGTAAATTCTAG CCACCCATTCCAGGGACAGTACTCGGTATCAGATGTTAAGTTAAGATTGTCACA CTCTGTGCAAAACAGTGAACGTGGAAAGAAGATTGGAAATGTGATGGTTTCTACTAGCCGAAATGTtgtgcaaacaggaaaagctgTAG